A stretch of DNA from Shewanella sediminis HAW-EB3:
TTTACTATGAGATAGTTACAGCATTATGTGTTCAATACGTACTTTAACGGTTAAACCTGAATCTAACTGTACCTGAACATCTTCTTTCTTAATGTCTAAGATAACGCCAGCAACTGGTGTCTTACCTAGTTTGACATTAACACGCTGATTTTGTTTCAGCTCATTTAACACAGCAGGTGTTAAAATAACTTCCGGAGCTTGCTCTTTAACCGGCTTAGGTGCTGGTTTTGCACGTTTAGCAGCAGGTTTCTTTGCTGGCTTTTTATTCGCCTTAGCAGCCTGACCTTCGCTCTTAGCGGCAGCGGCTTTGGCTACACGCTTAGCTTTAGCCTTCTCTTGACTCTCTTTAAGAGTAGACTGAGCATGGTCTATGTGCTCTTGCTCTAACTCACCACAAGGGGTTCCGTCTAAGTCGATACGCTGTGCACCGGCTTTAACGCCCTTTAGGTAACGCCAACTACTAGTATAGCGTCTTAAGGCAATTCTCAATTGAGTTTTACTGACTTTAGAATCATCAGCTAACCTTTCAGCCAAATCCTGAAACAATCCAATTTTTAATGGCTTCGTTTCACCCTCGGCGATAAAGCACAAAGGAAATGTTTCATATAAATACGCAAGAATTGCGTTGGTGTCGGTCAACTTCTCTGTTGATTCCATCATTACTTCCACAGTTAAAAAAGGGACACTAGTTGAACATATCGAAAAGATACGCCACCAAGAGTCGTTTATATTTGTCTGTCTTAGGCCAAGTACAAGCTCCAATAGCAACATTGAAACTCGATACGAAGAACTGAAACAGCAAACATACCTTAGCAATTACAATTAACAAACGCCAAGCTTTCATTCCACGAATGGAAATATCTCGACGCCCTTATCATTCGAACCGCCTATTATAAACGGGACTTTGACGATTGCGACCATCAATTATGATAAATTGGTTGTAGTTTGAGCAAATAACGCCTTTTCAAAGCTATTTACCAATTTTTCCAGTCCAACTTGGTCAGTTTCAGCGAATCTTGCCAGGCTTGGGCTGTCAATATCGAGGACGGCTACCACTTCGTGATCACGCATAATAGGGATCACAATCTCTGAATTACTAGCCGCATCGCAGGCAATATGACCATCAAATTGATGGACATCGGCAATCCGCTGAGTCGTGCCCTCTGAAGCAGCCGTTCCACACACACCTTTTCCTAGTGGAATCCGCGTGCAAGCCACTTTACCTTGAAATGGACCTAATACTAACTGTTTATTTTTTAAAAGATAAAACCCTACCCAATTCAAATCATCTAAGGCGTCATTTATCAAGGCCGAAAAGTTTGCCATTGCAGCAATCAAGTCATCTTCACCATCGAGTAGTGCCTTGGCTTGCCTATCCAGTGATGAGTAAAATTCCGTTATCATACAAACTTCCTAACAATTTATTTTTTCGATTCGGCTTTATTAGCCGTTTTTTTAGGCGAAGGTTCTTTTTTAGGCGCAACACCTTTCAATAAACTCATTAGTTGCTCTTTATGTTGTGCCAGATAGAAACTTAACTTTTCACAAGTATTTTCATCTATCTCAAGCTCGGACTCGGTCAAGAAAGGAGTGAGTTGATCCGCGATATCAAGCATCTTATCGTAGGCATCCGCCTCCTTCTTAGATGTAAATGTCATCTTCTCAACCCCTTCTCTGACCACAACAAATTTAGTAATAACTGCCATGACTGCCCTCATACTGTTTTTATATACAGTTACAGAGTCTCATAAAAACAAGTTCTTATGCAAGTACTCTGGAAAATCTGATAGTATCTGATTGATTATCGACACAGAGATCTTCCATGGAATGTGATTCAGGCGTGCTACGCTTAATCAACAGCGGTGGGTTATCTGCAAAAGACATGTATCAATAACGGGTGTAAGAAACGGATTGAAATCGGCGATGGAACAAGAATGTGCTGACAATAGTGTGGTGTTATGCCGCTCTTGTGACTTAGTTATCAGAAAACGTGCGCTACCTTCAGGCGTCCGTGCATTATGTCCTCGCTGTCATACAACTCTATACGACACGCCATACTGTTCAATCAACGGTATGTTAGCCTTGTGTTTAACAGCTTTACTTTTTTTGCTTCCGGCCAATGTACTGCCAGTGCTTGAGCTGCACTTTTTAGGCAGTGTCAGAACCACGACGATTATCGAAGGCGCTATGGCGGTATCGAATCAAGGCTATTGGATTGTAGGTATCGCCGTTTTAGTTTCAGCAGTCATCGCTCCTGCACTACTCATTTGGTCTGTATTCTGTCAAATTTTAATAATCAAATATCGTCTAAACTCCCCCTTTTTTCGTGCGGTACTGAAACGTCTACTCAGTTATCAGGGCTTGTTGGCGCAATTGAGCATGCTAGAAATTTATATGATCAGTATTCTCGTCTCTGTATTTCAACTCTCAGATTTTGCAGATATTTTCTTAGGGATGGGTACTTTTTGCTTCGGAATGTTATTTTTGGTCACCCTGTTTCTTCAACGTGAGTACAATCTGGAACATATGTGGAGTGTTTTAGATGAGTGAACTCAATAACAAGATGCAAGGCATAACGCTGGGTCTAACCCCCTGTCCCTCTTGCGGTAAACTATCTGTTCATTCAGATATTCACTGTAAGCGGTGTGGTAAAGCATTAGTATTGCGAGACTATTCCAGTCTCCATAAAAGTTGGGCCCTGTTGATCACGGCAACCATTTTATTGTTTCCAGCCAATCTCTACCCCATCACTATGTTGGTCAACAGAGGGCAGATCCGCCACGATACTATTTTCACAGGGATAGTCCACTTGGTCGAGTCGGATATGTTCCCTATCGCTGTCATTCTATTTACTGCCAGCATTCTGGTCCCTATGCTGAAGATCGTCGGGCTAACCGCATATTTGATCGCTATCAGTTTCCGACTGCCAATATCTAAACAGAAATTGATGATCGGATTTCATATCATTGAATGGATAGGACGTTGGTCGATGTTGGACCTTTTCGTTATATCAATAACCGCCGCACTGGTTAATATGGGCCAGTTGTTAGATGCTAAACCCGCACCGGCAGCCACTGCTTTTGCCTTGGTCATATTACTGACCCAATTAGCAGCAAAAGTGCTGGATACTCGTTTACTCTGGGATCGATTGGAATCGAAAGATGACGCAAATGGAAACACCTAAAGTCGTAAAAAAGAAGCTATTCTCGCCAATTTGGCTCTTACCTCTGGTTGCGCTAGCCCTAGGCGGCTGGCTGGGTATCAAGAGCATAAAAGAAGCCGGAATTGAGGTGCAGATACACTTTCCCAGTGCAACCGGGATAGATATTGGGAAAACCTTGGTTCGTTATCAAGGTCTCACCGTCGGAAAAGTTGTCGATATCAGTATTGATGATGATCTAAAGGGCGTTAATGTCGACCTTAAGATGGATTACCGTGCAGGGCCGTTTCTGAACGACGGCACTAAGTTCTGGTTAGTTGCCCCTAAAGCCTCAATTACCGGTGTTGAAGGCCTGGATGCACTATTTTCCGGAAACTATATCGCGATTCAACCCGGTGAGGGAGAGTCACAATCTTTCTTTGAAGCTGAAATCAACGCTCCGGCAGTCCAACCCGGCACTGACGGACTAGTCATAGAGTTAAGCAGCGACAACTTAGGCTCGTTGGATGTCGGTTCACAGCTTTTTTACCGCCAAATTCCAGTCGGTCAGGTCACCAGTTACCGTTTAGAGGGCTCTAAGCGCATATTAATGACTGCGTTTGTCAAAAAACAGTATGCACATTTGGTTAAAACAGACTCGCAATTTTGGAATGTGTCTGGGATCAGCATAGATGCCTCTCTTTCGGGTATCGAGGTAAAGTCTGAAAGCTTGTCGGCAATCCTTGCCGGAGGACTCAGTTTCAGTTCATCAGATGATGCACAAGAAGCGGCTAATGGCCAAAGTTTCCAAATTTATGACAATCAGAAGATGGCCCTCGGAGGCGTCGAGCTGACACTTACGGCAGACAATTCGGAAACGGCAAGTGTTGGCACTAAGATAGTCTTCAGAGGCATAGAGATCGGACGAATAACCCAATCGGATCTGACCGACATCGGTGTTCGATTTAAGGCTAAAGTGGATGAAGAGTATGCCCAACTTCTCTCTGCCACATCCCGGTTCTGGCTGGAAGGGGCAGACCTTTCGCTATCGGGTATCAAACATCCTGAGCGGCTCATCACCGGCAGTGTGATCAAGTTTTCACTGGGTACGGGTGATGCCGTTGAGCAATACACACTGCTCGACGAGGCTCCGGATCAAGATGCGCTATCCAAGCTGGTATTGACATTAAATGCAGACACCAACCCGGGTATCGGGGCCGATGCAGAGGTGCGCTACAAACAGATCCCTATCGGAAAAGTTAACGCCGTCAAGCTTAATAAAGCCCTTACGGGTGTCGAATACCAGATAGAGATATGGCCGGAGTTTTCGCAACTTATCACGGCAAACAGTTACTTTGTATCAGAGTCAGCCCTGGCAATTGATGCATCGCTCGATGGTGTCAGCGTACAGACCCGGGATTTAACAACTCTGACTAAGGGCGCTATTAGCCTGGTTCAGGGGAATAGCAGGAAGAAAGTTAAAAGCGACGCCAAGCTGCCTCTGTTTGGCACAGACCAAGATGCAACAACATTCTTTGCCAACCGTAACCTCACTAAGTTAAGCCTGCTCAGCCCGGATGGTGCAGATCTTAATCCTGGCTCTCCGGTCTATTATAAGAAGATGCAGATCGGTCGGGTAGACAGTATCGATTGGCTTTCAGGTTCCGAGGCATTTTCTATAAGAGTCAGTATTCAGAATCAATTTAAAACCTTAATTAAGCCCAACAGCGTATTCTGGCGCAACAGTGCCATGTCGGTTAATGCTGCGCTTTCCGGGGTAGAAATTGATGTTGCTCCCCTCCAGGGGGCACTGAAAGGCAGTATCAGTTTAGGCTTGCTCGACACCGATGCAAAGGGGAATAAAACCCATCTCTATGGATCAAAAAAATTGGCCCTGGCTCAGGCTAAAGCCATCACCCTCACCTTCCCGGCCGATGTGAAATTATCGGCCAAGGCCCCTATTCGCTACCAGGGTCATCAAGTCGGCGAGATTGAGCGTGTTTCCCTTAATAAAGATCTCACCAGCGTTACTGCCAGTGCTTACCTTTATGGCGATTACTCGAAACATTTTACCCAGGAAGATGCCCTTTATTATCTGGTCGATGCTCAGATATCCCTATCGGGAATTAAGGCACCGGAAACGATGCTCACGGGGCCCTATGTTGGTGTGATGCCAGGAGTGAGTTCTCGAGTCGGTCAAGCGTTTATTGGTGAACTGACAGCTCCTGTGATAGTTAAGCATGATTGGCTTCAATTTACCCTGGAAGATGTCAATCTGGGCTCAGTCAAGGCTGGCACGCCCATCATCTTTCGTGGTATCAAAATTGGTGAAGTGGATAGCTACCTTCTATCAGACACTGGCAATAGCGTGCGGATGAAGGCTCATATCGATAAGCAGTATCGTCATTTGGTGAATCAAACGAGTCAATTCTGGGATCTTTCTGGCGTGAAAGTCGATATAGGATTGTTTTCAGGCGCGCGGATAGAAACCGGCTCTCTGGAAACCATCATGGCCGGCGGTATTGGCGTGGTGACACAGGCGCAAACCAGCTCTGGCAATCAAGTATCGGCTGACGCGGTATTTACCTTGCATAACAAACTTAACCCTGCATGGTTATCTTGGGCTCCCATTCAGACAGCCCCGTGATTTCCGCGTAGTGCTTTACACCTAAGCCAGAATCGTCAGTTCTGGTTTAGGTTCAATTTTAGCTATATGTTCTAAAATAGATCCAATAGCTAATCCATTAAAAGGTTCGCTTTTTCAATTCAGGTATCGATATGACTAAAGAATTAATGCAGCAAGCGGCCCGGAACCTAAAGAAAGCCGTTCCATTGATGCTAAAACATCAAATACCGACCACTCCAACAAACTACGCGCTCTGGTACGCCTATGTTGGTGAGCAGACTCCCGCATTAAACAAGCAGCTCGATATCATAGTTGAACAATACCAAACCTGCCCTCCAGTAAACTCTGAACTGCTTTACCGCGAGTTTGTTTCCGATCCGGTGGAGCTCGACGTCATCGATATGCGCCAAAACCTGGAGGCGATGGCAACTGAACTGTCTCAATCCTTGAAAGATACCAACCTCGACGCCACACAATTTCAGACCCGAATCGACAGCAACTTTGACAAGCTGAACCGAATCGAAGAGGAAGGCGTGAGTCTCGAGAAGGTGCTTGGACTTGTCCGTAATCTGGTTAAAGAATCTGATGATATCCGTTCCAGCACCGAGTTTTTTACAGGCCAGCTCAGCAAGGCTCAACAGGAAATTGAAGCGTTAAAGTTACAACTTAAGCAATCCGAAAAAGATGTACTGTTTGATGCCTTGACCGGCATTCTCAATCGCCGGGCATTCGATGATGACTTCAAAGGGATCCTCAATCAGAGTCCTGACGGAACATGCTTAATATTGGTAGATATCGACCATTTCAAAGCATTTAACGACAATTACGGACACCAGCTGGGAGATCAGGTACTCAAGGCTGTGGCCAAACGACTCTCTGAAGCGTGTCGGGACGGTGTAAAAATCTATCGCTATGGCGGTGAAGAGTTTGCAGTGTTACTCCCCAACAATCAACTTAGAACCGCCAGACACCTCGCAGAAGCCATGCGTCGAAGTCTGGAAAAAGTGTCGCTAAAGGATAGGCGCAAAGATACCAGAATAAATAATATCACCGCCTCATTTGGTGTGGCTCAATGGCAGCCATCTATGACTCATGCACAGCTTATTGAACAAGCAGATAAACTCCTCTATGAAGCCAAACGTTTAGGTCGAAATCGAGTCATGCCCATCTCAAGTTAACCCTGACGAAACCGATTAACTTGTTATCTGCACTCTCTAACGGCTGCGACCTTCATCCAGACGCAGCCTCTAATCACCTGTTATCTGGCTATCGCCTCGGCTTTCACAACCAGACGCAGCTCTCCACCCGCCTCAACTGAATTAAACGGGTAACAGGTGATTAGGGTAAGCAGCCTGTCATCAGATGGTGCAAGCACCCGGGTATCTGACTCATGAACAATGGCTCTGCCCGTCACCCGGTACACTACCTTCTTGCCGGTTGCATCTTGCAGTTGAATTAAACGCCCCTTATTTACTCCATTTAAAATCGCAAAGTGGGTATCGTTATGGCCAGCAATCACTCGATTACCACTATGGCTACCACCGATTTCATGGGAGTTAAGGTTCAGTTCCGCGGGCCCAAAGGCCAAATTTCTGCCCGACGCACCTGCGAGTACATAGAGTGAGCTATCCAGGCTTGAATCTATGACTGAATCATTAGCAACCGGTAAAAAGGTTAACTTAGAGACTGGGTAGGTATCGGCCCAGCTCCAGGGTTTATGAACTTGCCTGTCTTTGAGCGTCTGCTCCCATGCCTGCATGATCAGATACTGGGCGAAATGTGCCTTAGCTTGCATATAGACCCCCTTGCCAATCAGGCTCGTACTGACGACTAACAGAGTAACGATGACTACTAAGTGTAAAACTCCTGAGAATCTCATAAGGCATCACGCTCACCCACCTTTTTTCCAGTCAATCGCTCCACTATCTCCATACGCAATTCAATACGAAAGCTCATCATGTAGACACACAACAAACACAGTAAAATCAGCCCAGTCATGATGAATAGACGGCTGTCTGTGCCAGTCTGAGGTAAGCTGCCCACAGGCGGTTTCCAACCAAATGGCGTTAATGGTAAAACGGCAGCATTATTGGAAATTATCGATGAATGCTTCACGGGAGTGATATCCACCGCAACCAAGCTGGTATGTCTGCTCACCAGGTGATAATTAAGCGCCAGCGCGGTGATCTGTTGCTTCACTCTGCTGTTATTAACGCCATCTTTATTTAAATCAAGGGCTGCAATCTGTTTATTGGCCCAAATAAGATCCAGCCCAGCGGCAGTTTTTTTATTATCGAGCGAGACTGCATCTTGCCAATAACGACCGGCTATTGAGCCGGAAATCACCAATTTATCTTGCGATGCCGCGTACTTGTCCGACGGCATTTTTATTGCCACCAGCAAAGGTTCCTCGGCATAGAGATCAGGAATGGTCGCTGGCCAGAAATCCGGAATGGTTCCGTCAGTGTAATGGAGCTCAATGTCGGTAATTTGTGGATGTTCAATTTTATATAGCAGCCCTTGGATCTTCTCTTGTACCTCATCTAAGTCACCAATATAGGTGAAGGTGCCTCTGCCAAACTCGGCCGCCCTCTGCATAAAGTGAGAGTTTGGCGCAGAACCTATACCAAGGGTAAAAAGACGACTCTTGCCAATTCGATATTTTATCAACTTAAATAGCTCAGCTTCATTGCCCACGGCGCCATCTGTCATAAACAAGACCTGCCGTAATCGACTCGTCGATTCTTCATCTTTACCCTGTAACCCAGTCTCTTGCCATGATGAGCCACCAGACTCCTGTCCTAATGCATGTTCGAGCGCCAGTGCCATCTCCGTACCACCATCGGAAGTTAACGAATGAACGAATCGATTCGCCATCTCAATATTCTTCGTACTGGCTGGTATCGGCCCCTTTGAGAGTGAACTCACCTTTGAGTTAAACTCGATAACGTTAAACGTGTCATCACTTCCTAATCCAGCCAATGCGTACTTCATCGCCTTTTTTGCCTGTTCCATAGCGCTGCCCGACATAGAACCGGAGGTATCTATCACTAATATCAACTCTCTCGAAACCCTATTTCGGCTCTTCTCAAGGGACGGAGGCAAAAGCATAACCAGTGCATAGTCAGCATCGGGTTTTGCATTTAGTTCCGGATCGGATTTTACATGTTGCTCTGATGAGTTTTTCTGTGTCGATGATGAGGAATAAGTTTGTCCCTTTTGGGCAAATACAGCAGCTGTTGGCTCACTTCCCGCTACTGGTTTCCAGCGCAATACAAAATCTCTGTTGGCCGCGACCTGACTCGCTAAGTGGATCTGGTAACCTGTATTATCCAGCGGCGTTTTATCGATGGTGTGATAGGCGCTGGTGATCTCACTGAGTTCAACCCCGGCATCGAGGTTGACCCGAATGTTAACTGTAGGAGCATTGTGGCTTCTTACTCCGTAACTTTCTCCACGAAGCGATGCTTCCATAGCAGATAACTTATCCAGCCAGCTCTCATCTCCGGTGAGACCTCGGTACTGAAAATCCTGATATTGAAAACCTTGGTTCTGAAAGTCATCAGGCTGTTTACTGCCGCCTTGAGGGTAATATCGTGGATTAACGACCATAGGAAACCTGAGGCTAAACTCACCCTCGTCATAGTCCACCAGTTCCTGATAGCTTATCTCCACTACTAAAAGCTCATCGGGCCCTAGGTTGGCAACAGAGGTTTTAAAAATGTTGGGGCGATTGTGCTCGACCAGGCTCGCTCGCTTACCCGCACTCTTTGCCTGCTCATATATTTTCTTTGCCTC
This window harbors:
- the proQ gene encoding RNA chaperone ProQ; the protein is MESTEKLTDTNAILAYLYETFPLCFIAEGETKPLKIGLFQDLAERLADDSKVSKTQLRIALRRYTSSWRYLKGVKAGAQRIDLDGTPCGELEQEHIDHAQSTLKESQEKAKAKRVAKAAAAKSEGQAAKANKKPAKKPAAKRAKPAPKPVKEQAPEVILTPAVLNELKQNQRVNVKLGKTPVAGVILDIKKEDVQVQLDSGLTVKVRIEHIML
- a CDS encoding GAF domain-containing protein, translating into MITEFYSSLDRQAKALLDGEDDLIAAMANFSALINDALDDLNWVGFYLLKNKQLVLGPFQGKVACTRIPLGKGVCGTAASEGTTQRIADVHQFDGHIACDAASNSEIVIPIMRDHEVVAVLDIDSPSLARFAETDQVGLEKLVNSFEKALFAQTTTNLS
- a CDS encoding YebG family protein — translated: MAVITKFVVVREGVEKMTFTSKKEADAYDKMLDIADQLTPFLTESELEIDENTCEKLSFYLAQHKEQLMSLLKGVAPKKEPSPKKTANKAESKK
- a CDS encoding paraquat-inducible protein A, with the protein product MEQECADNSVVLCRSCDLVIRKRALPSGVRALCPRCHTTLYDTPYCSINGMLALCLTALLFLLPANVLPVLELHFLGSVRTTTIIEGAMAVSNQGYWIVGIAVLVSAVIAPALLIWSVFCQILIIKYRLNSPFFRAVLKRLLSYQGLLAQLSMLEIYMISILVSVFQLSDFADIFLGMGTFCFGMLFLVTLFLQREYNLEHMWSVLDE
- a CDS encoding paraquat-inducible protein A, producing MSELNNKMQGITLGLTPCPSCGKLSVHSDIHCKRCGKALVLRDYSSLHKSWALLITATILLFPANLYPITMLVNRGQIRHDTIFTGIVHLVESDMFPIAVILFTASILVPMLKIVGLTAYLIAISFRLPISKQKLMIGFHIIEWIGRWSMLDLFVISITAALVNMGQLLDAKPAPAATAFALVILLTQLAAKVLDTRLLWDRLESKDDANGNT
- a CDS encoding MlaD family protein; this translates as MTQMETPKVVKKKLFSPIWLLPLVALALGGWLGIKSIKEAGIEVQIHFPSATGIDIGKTLVRYQGLTVGKVVDISIDDDLKGVNVDLKMDYRAGPFLNDGTKFWLVAPKASITGVEGLDALFSGNYIAIQPGEGESQSFFEAEINAPAVQPGTDGLVIELSSDNLGSLDVGSQLFYRQIPVGQVTSYRLEGSKRILMTAFVKKQYAHLVKTDSQFWNVSGISIDASLSGIEVKSESLSAILAGGLSFSSSDDAQEAANGQSFQIYDNQKMALGGVELTLTADNSETASVGTKIVFRGIEIGRITQSDLTDIGVRFKAKVDEEYAQLLSATSRFWLEGADLSLSGIKHPERLITGSVIKFSLGTGDAVEQYTLLDEAPDQDALSKLVLTLNADTNPGIGADAEVRYKQIPIGKVNAVKLNKALTGVEYQIEIWPEFSQLITANSYFVSESALAIDASLDGVSVQTRDLTTLTKGAISLVQGNSRKKVKSDAKLPLFGTDQDATTFFANRNLTKLSLLSPDGADLNPGSPVYYKKMQIGRVDSIDWLSGSEAFSIRVSIQNQFKTLIKPNSVFWRNSAMSVNAALSGVEIDVAPLQGALKGSISLGLLDTDAKGNKTHLYGSKKLALAQAKAITLTFPADVKLSAKAPIRYQGHQVGEIERVSLNKDLTSVTASAYLYGDYSKHFTQEDALYYLVDAQISLSGIKAPETMLTGPYVGVMPGVSSRVGQAFIGELTAPVIVKHDWLQFTLEDVNLGSVKAGTPIIFRGIKIGEVDSYLLSDTGNSVRMKAHIDKQYRHLVNQTSQFWDLSGVKVDIGLFSGARIETGSLETIMAGGIGVVTQAQTSSGNQVSADAVFTLHNKLNPAWLSWAPIQTAP
- a CDS encoding GGDEF domain-containing protein, with amino-acid sequence MTKELMQQAARNLKKAVPLMLKHQIPTTPTNYALWYAYVGEQTPALNKQLDIIVEQYQTCPPVNSELLYREFVSDPVELDVIDMRQNLEAMATELSQSLKDTNLDATQFQTRIDSNFDKLNRIEEEGVSLEKVLGLVRNLVKESDDIRSSTEFFTGQLSKAQQEIEALKLQLKQSEKDVLFDALTGILNRRAFDDDFKGILNQSPDGTCLILVDIDHFKAFNDNYGHQLGDQVLKAVAKRLSEACRDGVKIYRYGGEEFAVLLPNNQLRTARHLAEAMRRSLEKVSLKDRRKDTRINNITASFGVAQWQPSMTHAQLIEQADKLLYEAKRLGRNRVMPISS
- a CDS encoding class GN sortase; the protein is MRFSGVLHLVVIVTLLVVSTSLIGKGVYMQAKAHFAQYLIMQAWEQTLKDRQVHKPWSWADTYPVSKLTFLPVANDSVIDSSLDSSLYVLAGASGRNLAFGPAELNLNSHEIGGSHSGNRVIAGHNDTHFAILNGVNKGRLIQLQDATGKKVVYRVTGRAIVHESDTRVLAPSDDRLLTLITCYPFNSVEAGGELRLVVKAEAIAR
- a CDS encoding marine proteobacterial sortase target protein, which gives rise to MKIDVVSATSQGAPNRGALGFLLLIGALLLPSMNVKASFDAELSQGSFVYRVADQDGGSQVSMSLPLETEVQMTVSGWVNRVKVKQTFKNLSGEWLNGSYLFPLPNEAAVDGMKLLIGSRVIEGQIKERLEAKKIYEQAKSAGKRASLVEHNRPNIFKTSVANLGPDELLVVEISYQELVDYDEGEFSLRFPMVVNPRYYPQGGSKQPDDFQNQGFQYQDFQYRGLTGDESWLDKLSAMEASLRGESYGVRSHNAPTVNIRVNLDAGVELSEITSAYHTIDKTPLDNTGYQIHLASQVAANRDFVLRWKPVAGSEPTAAVFAQKGQTYSSSSTQKNSSEQHVKSDPELNAKPDADYALVMLLPPSLEKSRNRVSRELILVIDTSGSMSGSAMEQAKKAMKYALAGLGSDDTFNVIEFNSKVSSLSKGPIPASTKNIEMANRFVHSLTSDGGTEMALALEHALGQESGGSSWQETGLQGKDEESTSRLRQVLFMTDGAVGNEAELFKLIKYRIGKSRLFTLGIGSAPNSHFMQRAAEFGRGTFTYIGDLDEVQEKIQGLLYKIEHPQITDIELHYTDGTIPDFWPATIPDLYAEEPLLVAIKMPSDKYAASQDKLVISGSIAGRYWQDAVSLDNKKTAAGLDLIWANKQIAALDLNKDGVNNSRVKQQITALALNYHLVSRHTSLVAVDITPVKHSSIISNNAAVLPLTPFGWKPPVGSLPQTGTDSRLFIMTGLILLCLLCVYMMSFRIELRMEIVERLTGKKVGERDAL